The Candidatus Binatia bacterium nucleotide sequence CCTCTCACCCTCGATTGCGGCCCCCGCGCCAGCGTGCCCGTGCCGCCACGCGCAACCAACACGCAGGTCGTGCTCAACTCCACGGAGTGGGGAACCCGTTGCGGCGACGGCAGTGACTATGCCTTCAGGCTGCGACTCGCACCGACCGGATCGCCAGTCGAGAAGGTCGTGGTGTACATGCAAGGCGGCGGCGTCTGTTACGACGCCGCCACCTGTGGCTCGCGCGGTTCGGACTATTTCGAAGCGCTCAGCGACGGCATGGTCTCGGGTGGTGCGATGTCGAGCACGGCCTCAACCAACCCGTTCCGCGATTGGACCAAGGTGTACTTGCCGTACTGCACTCAGGACCTGCACATCGGCGGCGGCGCTACGAGCGTGTACGGGGCGCAAACCGTGGAGCGCTTCGGCGCCCTCAACACCCGAGCGAGCCTGCGCTACCTGCGCGACGTGGTCTGGTCGATAATGGACGCCAGCGATCCCGACGGCTTTCGGCCCGACCGCATGACCGTACTTCTCACCGGGGGATCGGCCGGCGGCTACGGCGCCGCGTACAACTATCACTACGCGCTCGACGACCTGCGCTGGGTCCACACCACAGCCGCTCCCGACTCGGGGCTCGGCATGGACAACGGCACGGTCGCCGGAGTCATCGGGCTGGGAGCGGTCATCGCCCTGCCCGACCCGCCCGCCGGCTGGGGGGTCCGGCCCTATCTGCCACCGTACTGCTTCTCGGCCGAATGCACGGAGATCTTCACCAACCTGCTGGTAGCGACGCAGCCTCGCCTGAAGGGGACCCAGGAGCAGCAAGTCCTGACGATCACCAACCAGATCGACAGCGTGCAGGTAGGCACGACGTTCTTCTCGTCGACAGCCGCGTGGGTCAACACGTTGCGCGCCAGCTACTGCGCTATCCAGGGAATGGTCGGCCTGCACAGCTTCCTCGGCGCTCAGTCGACGTCGATCCACGGCATGGTGGCAGGCGGGGAATTCAACACGGTCGCCGCCGACGGCACGCTGTTACGCGACTGGCTGGGCGGCGCGTTTGCCGACCCCGACGGCGTCACCGACCGGGTGGAGTCCGGCACGCTCGGCGTCGACTACCCCGGCGTCAACCCGTTTCCCTGTACGGTGGACTGAGACGGAGCGCACCACCGGCCCGCAGCCCGGTGCTAGCGCCAATGCCGGTCAGTTAACCCTGATGTGACAATAAACCCGGGGTCCGCAGATGGCGCAGATGAACTCAGCGCGGGCTTCGCCCGCAACCCATTGCGGATTGCGGAATGCG carries:
- a CDS encoding pectinacetylesterase family protein; translation: MSMLVRRVPLALVLLSALHLPAARALTPGQACEKAATDRLRTCVAAVGKRTLACYRDTGATCTPGDAAIATSLATVAAMAMLKCPDTATVTAAGYSAALTPAGLIARLQEACKSAIASLEARSFGGPHAAVRSTNPSDRSCLDFAFTKGRKHIESALRTQSRCLLNEHRGRPCDATRVNARLASREAASTTSISRKCPSLQELVAVDAATFTARASAQARGLVATAHGATAPLTLDCGPRASVPVPPRATNTQVVLNSTEWGTRCGDGSDYAFRLRLAPTGSPVEKVVVYMQGGGVCYDAATCGSRGSDYFEALSDGMVSGGAMSSTASTNPFRDWTKVYLPYCTQDLHIGGGATSVYGAQTVERFGALNTRASLRYLRDVVWSIMDASDPDGFRPDRMTVLLTGGSAGGYGAAYNYHYALDDLRWVHTTAAPDSGLGMDNGTVAGVIGLGAVIALPDPPAGWGVRPYLPPYCFSAECTEIFTNLLVATQPRLKGTQEQQVLTITNQIDSVQVGTTFFSSTAAWVNTLRASYCAIQGMVGLHSFLGAQSTSIHGMVAGGEFNTVAADGTLLRDWLGGAFADPDGVTDRVESGTLGVDYPGVNPFPCTVD